A single Trichoplusia ni isolate ovarian cell line Hi5 chromosome 8 unlocalized genomic scaffold, tn1 tig00000843_group7, whole genome shotgun sequence DNA region contains:
- the LOC113506267 gene encoding LOW QUALITY PROTEIN: sialic acid synthase-like (The sequence of the model RefSeq protein was modified relative to this genomic sequence to represent the inferred CDS: inserted 1 base in 1 codon; deleted 2 bases in 2 codons), producing MRSGCGSRRAGRASESLSTWVEVKINDDVKVGGTNQCFIIAEVGQNHQGDIEIAKKLIKAAKDAGANCVKFQKTCLKEKFTKKYLERPYDNPNSWGKTYGDHKRHLEFSESQYRELFKYAHEVGILCTASAMDMVSFDFLVNMKAPFIKIGSGDSNNLLFLKYAASKKVPLIISTGMVDKTAVKTIYDIISAQHKNFCLLHCISAYPVPYEDCNLTVIQDYMNTFDIPIGYSGQEQGTAVALGAVALGAKVLEKHITLEKTMKGTDHVCSLTPTEFQQLVRDVRVIENALGTPIKKVVTSEIPCIDKLPKSLVMGCTKNKGEILYPGDVKIKVAEPXGLNALHFEEVIYKTLVYDKKEDEPLNSGDFC from the exons ATGCGAAGTGGGTGCGGGTCGCGGCGCGCCGGCCGGGCCAGCGAGTCACTC TCAACATGGGTAGAAGTTAAGATAAACGACGACGTCAAAGTTGGCGGCACCAACCAGTGCTTCATCATTGCGGAAGTCGGACAGAACCACCAAGGCGACATCGAA ATagcaaaaaagttaataaaagccGCTAAG GATGCAGGTGCCAACTGTGTCAAGTTTCAAAAGACATGTCTCAAAGAGAAATTCACAAAGAAATACTTAGAACGACCGTATGACAATCCCAATTCTTGGGGTAAAACGTATGGCGATCATAAGAGACATTTGGAGTTCTCTGAGAGTCAATATAGGGAGTTGTTCAAATATGCGCACGAGGTCGGAATCCTGTGCACGGCTTCGGCTATGGACATG GTTTCTTTCGACTTCTTAGTAAACATGAAAGCACCATTCATCAAAATTGGATCAGGAGACTCCAATAACTTGCTCTTCTTGAAATACGCTGCATCGAAGAAGGTTCCTCTCATCATCTCTACAGGGATGGTCGACAAGACAGctgttaaaacaatttacgatATAATATCAGCTCAGCATAAGAACTTCTGTTTATTGCACTGCATATCAGCTTACCCTGTGCCTTACGAGGACTGCAATCTGACTGTGATCCAGGACTATATGAACACGTTCGACATCCCTATTGGATACTCCGGGCAGGAGCAGGGCACTGCCGTTGCGTTAGGTGCCGTCGCTTTGGGAgctaag GTGTTAGAAAAGCACATAACTTTGGAGAAGACGATGAAAGGTACAGACCACGTGTGCTCGCTCACCCCGACAGAGTTCCAGCAGTTAGTGCGTGATGTACGCGTCATAGAGAACGCGCTCGGCACGCCCATCAAGAAGGTCGTCACTTCAG agATCCCTTGCATCGACAAGCTCCCAAAATCCCTTGTGATGGGCTGCACTAAGAACAAGGGTGAGATCCTGTACCCCGGCGACGTGAAGATTAAAGTAGCTGAGC AAGGATTGAACGCGCTTCACTTCGAGGAGGTCATCTACAAGACGCTAGTGTA